GCAGGGCCGGCGGGAATCGTGCAGCGGGAAGGGGCTGGTCACGGATGCGGTACGCGCACACGGTGGAGCAGGTACGGGCGGCGGAGGGCGCGCTGCTGGCGCGGCTGCCCGAGGGGACGCTGATGCAGCGGGCGGCCGCCGGACTGGCCGCGACCTGCGCCGAACTGCTGGCCGACGGTGTTCCCCCGGGGCGCCGGACCGGTCGCCGCGGCGGGGTGTACGGCAGCCGGGTGGCGGTGCTGGCCGGCAGCGGCGACAACGGCGGCGACGCGCTGTTCGCCGGGGCGCGGCTGGCGGCGCGCGGCGCCCGGGTGCGCGCCGTGCTGCTCGCACCGGAGCGGGCGCACCGCGCCGGGCTGCGGGCGCTGCTGGACGCCGGCGGCCTGGTGACCGACGGCCAACAGCAGGGGGAGCGCGCGGTCGCCGAGGCCGACCTGGTCCTCGACGGGATCGTCGGCATCGGCGGGCGCGGCGGGCTGCGCCCCGAGGCGCTGCCCTACGTCCGGGCGGCGCGCCGGGCGGGGGCACGGGTGGTCGCGGTGGACCTGCCCAGCGGCGTGGACGCGGACACCGGCGAGGTGGTCGGCGAGGTGCTGCCGGCCACGGTCACCGTCACCTTCGGCACCCACAAGCCGGGCCTGCTGGTCGACCCGGGTGCCCAGTACGCGGGTGTGGTCCGGCTGGTCGGGATCGGCATCGACCCGCCCGCCCCGGCGGTCGAGGCGCTGCAGCACGCCGAGGTCGCCGCGCTGCTGCCGCGCCCCTCGGCCGAGAGCGACAAGTACCGGCGCGGCGTCGTCGGCATCGCCGCCGGGTCGGAGCGCTACCCGGGCGCGGCGGTGCTCGCCGTCGGCTCCGCGCTGCACGGCGGCGCGGGCGCGGTGCGCTACACCGGCACCGCCGCCCGCGAGGTGGTCCGGGCCCATCCGGAGGCGCTGGTGGGCACCGGGGGACCGAAGCAGGCGGGCCGGGTCCAGTCCTGGGTGGTCGGCCCG
The Streptacidiphilus albus JL83 genome window above contains:
- a CDS encoding bifunctional ADP-dependent NAD(P)H-hydrate dehydratase/NAD(P)H-hydrate epimerase yields the protein MRYAHTVEQVRAAEGALLARLPEGTLMQRAAAGLAATCAELLADGVPPGRRTGRRGGVYGSRVAVLAGSGDNGGDALFAGARLAARGARVRAVLLAPERAHRAGLRALLDAGGLVTDGQQQGERAVAEADLVLDGIVGIGGRGGLRPEALPYVRAARRAGARVVAVDLPSGVDADTGEVVGEVLPATVTVTFGTHKPGLLVDPGAQYAGVVRLVGIGIDPPAPAVEALQHAEVAALLPRPSAESDKYRRGVVGIAAGSERYPGAAVLAVGSALHGGAGAVRYTGTAAREVVRAHPEALVGTGGPKQAGRVQSWVVGPGLADGEQAERTLAEALAAGVPALVDADGLRLLARLHGSPALRGVDLLLTPHAGEAVALLAGAGVTATREQVEAARLEHARRIAALYGCTVLLKGSTTVVAGPDPAAPVRVNPTGTPWLATAGSGDVLSGLAGALLASGLSPLDAGSVAAYLHGLAGRIASAGERSPVTATEVAAALPAAWRGVAEQGPARAAT